A genomic stretch from Bos mutus isolate GX-2022 chromosome 4, NWIPB_WYAK_1.1, whole genome shotgun sequence includes:
- the TAS2R39 gene encoding taste receptor type 2 member 39, whose protein sequence is MIQTCSSSENDLSPSLVTLMLIIIGTECILGILANGFIAGINTAEWIHSKVLSTSGKILLFLGVSRIVLQSCMMLELTLSSTSPQFYNDDIMYHTFRGCFMFLNHCSLWFAAWLSVFYFVKVADFSYPLFLKLKWRISGLMPWLLQLSVFVSLGQSVLFFQNNYTMNCNNLFSLPSFNSTKKKSFAESAVINLVLFLNLGIFIPLIMFMLAATLLIISLKRHIFHMKSNATGSRDPSMEAHLGAIRAISYFLILYIFKVLALFLYMSNFFDINSPLNILCKIIMATYPVGHSILLIQDNPGLKRAWKRLQTQVHLYFKK, encoded by the coding sequence ATGATCCAAACCTGCAGTTCCTCAGAAAATGATCTGTCACCATCTCTTGTCACTTTGATGTTAATAATTATCGGCACGGAATGCATCCTTGGTATCCTCGCAAATGGGTTCATTGCAGGGATAAACACAGCTGAATGGATTCACAGTAAGGTACTCTCCACCAGTGGCAAGATCCTGCTTTTCCTGGGTGTATCCAGAATAGTTCTACAAAGCTGCATGATGCTAGAACTTACCTTAAGCTCAACATCCCCGCAGTTTTATAATGATGACATCATGTATCACACATTCAGAGGATGTTTCATGTTCTTAAATCACTGCAGCCTCTGGTTTGCTGCCTGGCTCAGTGTCTTCTACTTCGTGAAGGTGGCGGATTTCTCCTACCCCCTTTTCCTCAAGCTGAAGTGGAGAATTTCCGGACTGATGCCCTGGCTTCTGCAGCTATCAGTGTTTGTTTCCTTGGGCCAGAGTGTGCTCTTCTTCCAAAACAACTATACTATGAATTGTAACAATCTTTTTTCTCTCCCGTCCTTCAACTCCACTAAGAAAAAGTCCTTCGCGGAGTCCGCTGTGATCAACCTGGTTCTTTTCCTTAACCTGGGGATCTTCATCCCTCTGATCATGTTTATGCTGGCGGCCACCCTGCTGATCATCTCTCTCAAAAGACACATCTTCCACATGAAAAGCAACGCCACTGGCTCCAGAGACCCCAGCATGGAGGCTCACCTGGGGGCCATCAGAGCCATCAGCTATTTTCTCATTCTCTATATTTTCAAAGTACTTGCTCTCTTTCTCTACATGTCCAACTTCTTTGACATCAATAGTCCCTTGAATATTTTGTGCAAAATCATCATGGCTACCTACCCTGTGGGCCATTCCATTCTACTGATTCAGGACAATCCTGGGCTGAAAAGAGCCTGGAAGAGGCTTCAGACTCAAGttcacctttattttaaaaagtag